The stretch of DNA TGTtataaaaagatatatatatatatatatatatatttatattcatatttatatttatatatatataggccattTATTTGTTAAACATGACTTAGCTTTAATTTGTGGACACAAGAGggagaaagaagcagagaaaaAGTGGAAAAGAGAGAATAAAAGAAGACCTATTCCTCCCACACAGAGGAGTTTCCACACATGAATGTGCACATATGTGCACATACAGagacccacgcacacacacacgtgcacgcgcgcgcgcacacacacacacacacacacacacacacacacacacacacacacacacacacacacacacacacacacacagacacacacacacaccatggctTTTACTGCGGCCACTGGAAACAGTGTGTACGTCTGTGGCTGAGGGATTCTTCTGGAAGAGTGATCGGTGAGTTGGCTGTGGTGCGATGAAGCTAACAGCTCTGCTGTTTGTGCCTAGAGAGATAACATTCATCCTGGATTCTGACTAGCAGGTCAGAACAGCCAGTCGCCCTGTAGAGGAGTGTGCTAGGTTACAGCTGAGGTTACAactctacgtgtgtgtgttggtggatGGGTGTGAGAGCGTATGggtgcgtgagtgtgtgcgtgtgtgtgtaagagagcaGAGGCTAAACATATGTCAGAGCATCTACTGCGCTCAGGTTTGGCCTCTCAAGACAATCTCTCAAGACtgtgtctctcttctcttcttcctccatGAGACATGCTAAAAAACTCCTCCACAAAGGAGGTGGAAAAGGAGAACACACCCtacttactttcttttttatcttttttttaaagtcagatTTTTCCATTGTTTTTGTCTCCATTGTCTTTGAGGATGCATGCACAAATTCAGCATATGTGTTTTTATCATTATAATTATTTGAACTGCCTTTAAATAATGCCTCGCAATATTAAACATGGGTGATTGAGCAAATGCCAGTCTTAGTCACTGAGGTGTTATTCAGAGTTCACACTCAGAACCAAGAGGCGATTCACACGAAAAGGGACTCTTTGCCGAGTAAAGACTCCTCATCAAGAGGGACTCAGCAGGATCTGGGCGCCCTGTTCTCAGTCGTCCCCCTTTCCTGTCCTGAAACAAGGCAGAGctgacaggaggaggaggagagaaagccAGGAGGTTATATAAAAAGAGGGGCCAGCGTCTTTTTGGGCACCTCCATCTCAGACATAGGCGCGTGGAGGTGTTCAATGGGAGCATGAGACTTGAGAGGGGTGGGGTGGGTGAGGTGGTCTTAATACTACCTCAGGGTCCGTCCCTGCTGGGTCACCCTCTACTCTCTTTCAAGCCCTGTTCAGATCTAATGTCCAAATATATCCAGACTGTGTTGAGATCCAGATGGACTGCGGTTCACACCTGGCATCAGAATGCATCTGAACTCTCTCAAGTAATCACTTGTGATTGGATTTTCGCTTCACATTTGCTTTTATCTGTTGGGAAACTGCAACTGCATCtaaacagagaaaacacacattacacactaagTTGTTTGGCAGTGCTTAATCAACTGCGTTTAGGACATTTGCGTTCCCAGATAGGGGTGCAGTCACATGTATtaagagctgtccacttgtggcCAAGATGCATTTTAATGCTGAGTGTGAACAGGGCCTCAATGCTCAATCCTGCCTCATTAAAGTGGAATACTGATTACGTCTTTTCTTGCCATCTCTTTCAGTCTAATTACACAGTGCTGTGTTCACATCTGTCTCAGAGTCTCTCTTTTGGTATCGTTCTTTGCCTCGCTGTGTCAATTCCtgtatttgtctctgtctctgtgtttgtcttaGTATgcatttgtctctctgtgtcattCTCAGGGATTGCCTAAGCACTGACTTTGCTGGagggcagacaggcaggcgAGGCTGGCTTGGCCGTGAGGGTGGAGGGTGGTGTCGGTTGGTGGTTGTGAGAAAGGGGTGGTTCGGATAGGGTGCAGCATCACAGCCTCTCCCGAGTGGGGATCCAGATGTAAGGCCCTGATTGCTCCTCGATCACTGTCTTTACTTTGTGATAGACCTCTTCAAAGCTGTCCCCTTCCACGACAGCTGCAGCAGGACACAGGATGTGtgagggaaggagagaaaacAATGAGGGGCGGGGAAAAAATGGCAAGCAAAGACAAAAGAGAGACAGTAGGAAGCACGAAAAACGGTGTCATTAGGgtggaaagacagagagggacaaaggaaaggaaggatgtttatcagatgtgtttgagAGGAGACAATGAGAGGAATAATCAATTAAGAATACAATTTTATAATCTGTATACATTGTAAATATTGTGTAAAATCACAATGTCAAACAACAGGCACATTTCCattatgtatgtatttctaCAAAGGCTCCCACATGTTTATTCAGTCTCACACATATTTTTTCAGTGGCTTACGACAGCTCACGATTTATTATAAATTGTACACCGCATTAGCTTTGTGAGGAATCCTAACATCCATATTCTGTCGACCGCTGTGATTTGCCCTAAATGTGTGACTTAATGTTAAAATGCTCAGAGTCCTCCCAGAATGTGTTCATTCTCTCATTTAACTCACTCGGCCAGGAACATGTAAAGTGAAATCCATCTTTGTGGAGGAGGCTTGCTTTATCATTTGCTGGTattaaaccatagactgttaatattaatggacagagcatgtgtgacgtcacccattggttcgtggagatctgctatgagtcgtcgagtttgccattacgggcgcagccatcctggttgcggatgtgacgattttagacgagagggaggagtgagggaggagccatgtTACgctacacactttcactgacaatcacatcatagccacgccctaaaacaccccctgctttatcgccgattttaaaatcaacgagaccataattcaaaaaatgaacatcattctgtattgcagaagacttaaaactagcgattgagaccataaactcattatgaaaatgtttactgaggtaataaatcaagtgagaagtgggtcactttctcatagacttctacagaaaccgacctccttttgcaaccgcacgtgtcgccccctgctggaattcagatagaatgcaggtttaaggcacttccccatttgcagcacttcactgaaccggatgctttgtccattaatattaacagtctatatattaaacaataaaaaagagtAAAAAGTTATAAAGTGAAATGCACATATTATCATCCTCAAAAGTGTGGAGCTGAGCACCAGCAATAAACCCAAAATACAGACAACCTGTTGTTTCAAAAATCTTGTAATCATAAGGATTTTTATGATCACCACTCCACATCAAATAGATTAGTGTACAGCGGAGTGCAAACACAGGTGAATTAGCTCGCTTTTACCATCTGGTGCTGCCATAATCCAAACCAGATTCCACTTGTAGGTAGACAGTACATGATATTTGCTAGAAATTCCATGCTCTGTGTCTACACATCATTTCTGTGTGTTCATGTCATATAGACACAAACTCTCCGATCTTACCCGAGAAACACTCTAGGAAGTCTTGTTCTAGTTTGAGGGCTCGGTCCATTCCTTTCCTGGCCTGCTCCTCTGTCAGGCGAGTGTTGATCTCTCTGTtaacatcacacacaaaatcttcATTATAACACATATTTTCATTATGCACAACATATTTAATGCTTGTTAAgcatacattttcaaaatgtattaagAGCTTTTGAAGTACATACAGGACATTCTCCAGTGACTTGGGCCGGACAAAGATGGCGATGGGATGAAGCTGAGCTGCTTGTAGTCTGCGCACAGCATTGGCAGAGACATCCAGGATGCAGTGTTTCCCCTGCTGCTTGTGCACAAGTGCAGGGAaagaaatgtaataataattaaaaggaTTAATAAATACACTACATTTTAGCAACAACTTTTAATTTGCCAGTTAATTGGGCAACAAGTCATGAAAGGTTGTGGCTCATCACTTAAACTTTTCTCTGAGGAAGTATTGCTTTTATAAAACATATACATCACTGATAAATTCATCATTTTGCCAGTCTTAGTCACTGAGGTGTTATTCAGAGTTCACACTCAGAACCAAGAGGCGATTTTTCTTAAGGAGTTTTATTAGCTGTGTACCTGCTCAGCCACCTCACGGACACTCTGGACACTGGTGCCATACAGGTGACTGTTGTACTGGCCCGCCTCGATGAACCGATGGCTCTGGATGTCCTTCTCCATCTGTTCCCGTGACGACACAAAATGATAGTCCCGCCCATCCACTTCATACTCCCTCTTAGGCCGTGTGGTGTCTGTTAGGCGAAGAACAATACAGTAAACGCTGCTTTGAATCTCAAAATTAAAGCAATTACTTGATGGGGAGGGATGTATTATGCAGACATCACCCTAAAATGGCTGCAGGTGGCAGCAGTgacatgcaaataaaaaactagTGAACGGCTCAGTCTCCATGACTGACAGCATAATTACTTACGGGGGACACAAGATCCAAACTTATCAGGGAACTCAGACAACAGGTCATCATTTATCCTGTCTTTCACAGGACCCAGAATGATGATGGGCCTCGCATAATGAActtgaagagaaagagagaagaaagtgAGTAGGAGCATTcagaaaagggaaaaagaaacaaaaatgaaatgtaatataaaaGCCTTAAATAATGGACTTCTATTTGACCTTACCTTCCACTTGGGTGACAGTCTCATAACTTTGTGAGGTTTTATCTCTCCCTGGTGACAGAAAAGCATTCAGACACATTTCTTTTTACCATTAAAAATGAAATTCAGGTTCATGATTCTGCATCTGTGCGTAGTGAATATGATATATTCTCAAATGTCGCAGCTAATACATCAGATGTCGTTAGTGACAAGAACAGTAAACATGTGACTGTTGGAGATGAGGTGTGCATTAGACTACAGTTAGGAAGAAAATTTGAGTAAAGAGTTTATATTTGGCATTGTGTGTAATGTCAACACGTTGGTGGTGAGGCATTTGGAGATTACAGCAGTGCTGAAGAGTAGGGCAAAGGTAGGGAAGGGACTTCTCTGTAGCTGCAGTTAATGCTACTTGCACCTTCAATTGAGCTATAAATCTTGTTATCGTGTTACAGTGTGACTGATTACTATTTACATATAAgtatataatatgtatgtaaATAAAACAGGGAgatattgtttgtgtatgtgtcagCAAATCGTGTTCCTGTGTTGCTGCCCATTGCTAGTGTTAACTGTAGTCAGCTAACATGCTTGAAGTGTCAATACACAGTACATTTATACTTCATACTAATTACCTTGAGTGCCCAAGCTGTCTCGACCATGGTCCTGCAACAGAAACCAGAGCAGAGATTTACACACTGGGAGGCAGTTTGAGAGAACAGGTACAACTCATTCAAACAACTGGTGAATGAACTTACCCTCTCTTTGGTGTTAACACGAGACCACTCTTTTCTTTCCACCCTGTAGAAACAAGGAGggagaacaaaaatatttaattttggaGACAGAATAATTATGTTAGAAAAGTTGAACCAGAATGTTTAGTAATTTTGTTGAAGCACAATGAAAGATAAGTCGGACCTCCCCCACTCACTCACAGTGAAAAGTCTGACCTGTTCTTGCTAGGGATGAAGCCGACCTCTTCAGCCTCGTTCTGGGGGCTGACCTTACGGGCCTGCCACCATTCCTCATCTCCGCAGTCCAACACATGCAGCACATCCCCAAACCTGAAGCCCAGTGCCTGACTGAGGAAGCCACAGTCTGCAGTCTTGTCATAGTCAAAAAGAGCCCTGAGTGATGGAAGAATTCAAATCACTAACTTAATAAAAAAACCTCTTTAAATTCTATTTAACCACTTGAACACCAATATTATGAACAGTCTTCTTACATTTCTCAAGTAGCTTCATAAATACATTTGTTGTAGAgagaatatacaaatacaagatgTTAAATCATTCCACAGAAACAGCACTTACAAAAGTGGTGAATGACTTGCTActgtctattttttattttttttatttattttattacagggacagtgcatatcaataaacatttctgtcaatattCCACAATTAGCcagaaggctatttttcatctgcagtccctagacAGATGGTAAAAAAGTCACCCGAAAAAGAAGGTAAAAttacacatttacattacaatataacattaaaatacatataGATTCAGGGTCAACAAGTGTTTTATTGCTGTTAGATCTTAGCGCTGCTTTCGATATGGTTGACCACTGTATACTATTGGATAGACTTGAGAATTTCTTTGGCATCTCAGGACAAGTTTTAGAGTGGTTAAGATCATACCTGTCAGAAAGATTTCAATGTGTTTTATATGACAACATACTCTCTGAGTCCTGTACCGTCAAGCACGGGGTGCCCCAGGGGTCTGTACTGGGTCCATTGCTTTTTTCACTTTACCTATCCCCACTGGGTCAGATTTTCCGTTCTTTTCGGATTGCTTTTCATTGTTATGCTGACGATATGCAGCTGTATATGCCATTAGGTGTAGGAAGCGAGTCTAATACAGCTAAACTTGAGGCCTGTCTTGCAGCTGTTAAGATCTGGTTATCAACAAATTTCTTGTTGCTTAATTCTGCTAAGACAGAAATGATGGTTATCGGACCAGCAAAATTAGGTCATCTTTTTGATCACATTACTTTGTCTCTCGATGATTGTGCATTAAATCGCAGAGACCAAGTTAAGAATCTTGGTGTGCTTTTCGATCAGACACTTTCGTTTGATTTACATATAAAGGAGGTGACCAGAGTTGCTTTTTTCCATCTTAGAAACATCTCAATCAGATCAATACTGTCGTTTAAGGACTCTGAGGTCCTCATTCATGCCTTTGTGTCATCTAGGCTAGATTATTGTAATGTCCTCCTGTCGGGTCTGCCAAAGAAAAGTCTTCGGAGTCTGCAGATGGTTCAGAATGCGGCAGCTCGTGTTCTGACCGGAGCCTCCAGATATGAACATATTACACCAGTGTTATCCTCTCTccattggctccctgttcaTGCCAGAGCAGATTTTAAGGTGTTGCTGCTAacctataaaatatgaaatggcAGCGCACCGTTgtatcttaaagtgcccatattatgaaaaaatcactttttctgggatttggggtgttatgttgtgtctctggtgcttccacacacatacaaactttgaaaaaaatccatccatgctgtttagagtgagatacggtttctgaatgtgtcctgccttcagtctctgggtgagctgttcaaaatcggcacggcttgtgacgtcacaagccgaaacgagcaggctaaccgcaaccattagctcgtagcgttagcgttagcatgctaacgctagcatgctacctcgttctcaatagcaaagcactgctacaacacacacaagttcaccataatctacaaaagaactacttccatgtgcgccctcatttagaagtctcccagctaatcctgccttgtaactgaccgaagttgtagaaagagcctttcttttactgtctatggagctagctagctgacatgatctacatctgagctactgagcatgtgcagtgcaatcagagatagtacagaagaagaagaagaacagaggtttcactctgtagctaaaacagagaccagctgaaaagaggatctgcagcagtgagagagagcggtgcagtacaacaaaaagatggtgttttttgaaaattaaaccatgtaaacctattctggtacaaccttaaaatacaattatgaacctaaaaatgagcagaatatggctgctttaaagaccTAGTGAACCCCTATGTGCCTGCTCGAGCCCTGCGTTCTCAGGGGATGGGTCTTCTGAGTGTCCCAAAGGTTAAAAAGAAGACAATTGGTGAACGGGCTTTTTCTTTTCGTGCACCGACATTGTGGAACAGTTTACCTCTGGACATCAGGCAGGCTTGTTCTGTTGAGGCTTTTAAAGCAAAGCTAAAGACCCATCTGTTTACTGTTGTGTATGAGGCCTAATTTCTCTGTATGTTTTCCTGAGAGTCcgagtgtgtgtttatttttgtttcagttatttgaaatgtttttaaactgtatttccTATgctctgtacagcactttgactgaaagtgctttacaaataaatgtattattattattattattattattattttgttaagTCCCCAAACGGAACATTATGGATGTCCATTGAACGGATGCACGGAACAGTTATAACTACTAATGtttgtgtacattgtcataAATCAGACAGTACATAGTACAATAGTCAAGATAATAATTTAGCTAGCAAAACATAAGAAAACACAAGGAACATAGAAACCCTCTGTGATTTACAGAAGCAAAGAAAACACTTGGGGGCATTCTGCTTCATTAGTATGATTGCCATATTATTCCCGGCCAGCAGTGGCAGCACTTAGCGCTCTGCTTCTGTGCACGACTGCAGTCGTTGAGCAAGGAAAAAATTCTGCACTACACtgtattttcttgttttaaaaGTGGCATAAATTAAATCATATTCTTGTAACTTTAAACACCCCTGACACTGCCGTGAATTCTGCTGAACTGTTGCTGAGTAGTCCCCTTGCCCTCTAGTTGTTTAGCTAAATGTCCAGCCTTCATCTGATAAGCAACTTTTTGTTTAGCAGGGAATGCCTGTAATCAGTGTTTCTGTCATTCAGGACCAAGAAATGTAAAGTCCCACACAGTATCATGGCTAGGCGAAGTTCCGGGAACACACTGGAGCATATACAGTCTTTTGACCCCCGAACGCCAGCTGCAAATACATTCACCCAacgtctaacgttagctaatattTTTGTGTTAATGGCAAATCatttaagctaatgttagcctcaTAGTCACTGCCATCAGAAACGAAGACAGCAGTAATGTTGATGTCAGCCAGGGCGGATACAGTATTTTAATCCAGATGTTGTCATCAACAATAGATCCAATGTTTTCTCGGTAATTCTGATTGACAGAATAAAAAGAAGACGGAACTCTGGCCATAGCTAGATGAAGAAGCAGGACGAACACCGAACACGGTATCATCTCCAGTTTTGGAGGGAAACTAAAAATCTGAGCTAACCTATTGGGAGGCACTGTTGCTGTCAGTATCAACGGACTGATACAGAGCGTGTAATACCGTGACCCAGAGCAGACTATTTTCATTGTCCTGGCTGTCACTGCTGGTTGATTGAGTCACACCTGGACCTGGTGAGGACTTAATTAACTATTTGCACAGGAAATCAAGTAACGTTAAGAAGTTATTCTAAAGGTAAGAGCCATGTTCCTTTTACCCTGTGCTAACCCTGTGCAGTCAGTGTGATATGGTTTTGTGACTGGATGTTTGCTCATTGTGGCAGAGTTTTAGGTTTAAACTGGTTGCATAGATTGTGATGATTAgaacataatttatttttataccattGTTTTCATAAACTCATATCTTGTTTTCTGTCGCTGGTTGGTGTGATTAACGTTTGACAGCTATGAGTGGAGTGGCGGCGGCGCTGTTCAGGGTGCTGAAACAGTGCTGAGCTGCTCATGGAGTTTACAGAATCTCACTGTATTTACACaactttgcacacacacatgggatGATCACTGCAGCTTCCTCTGCAACAATTTGGCATTTCATCATCAAATTGGCTTATATAAAGTCTAATTTGGCACATAATGATGTCTTGTCTTTGTATGTAAACTAAAGCACAGCACAGGAGTTCTTAACTAGTACATATAACAAGTCTATGGGGTAGCCTAAAGTTGTAAACTACAGCATTTTATTTACTGTACACAGGAAATCTAAATGGGGTGCAGATTACTGTACATCATTATGTACAGCAAACATGAGCTTTTTAGTGTATTGTAGTAAACAGTAATgcaatgacatttttatttatttattgtcttgAATCTGCAAGACACGTGTAAAGCCACAGTGAGTCTTACTGTggtacattatttatttagtcTTTGTTAGACTTGGTAACCTTGGCTGTGACATGCTTACCATATTATGTAAATGTACATTATTTATTCCTTTGCAGTTTGTACCCTTTAATGTACACCTTTTGTGTGGACATTTTGTTAATCCAGGCCTGTCCTGAGGTTTGAGCAGGGCTTGCCCTAACTTGAGTTTGTTAAGAAAGATCTGCCAAAGGGGTTGATGGGGTCAGGTTTCTAGCTACAGCCTGTGATtgataagtaaatgttccattACGTTTCTCTATATTTAAGAAATCCCTATATTAAAAGTGTAAACCCATTAGCTAGCATATGCTGACATAAATCTTgaccttgtttaaaaaaaactgaaatgtgtAAAACTGTTCTCATTGGCTTTTAAGAAGGAAAGAACATCATTAGATTTTTTGAATGAGTTGGACTCCTATTCTCCTACTCCTACTCCTATTCCTATTCATCACGATTTTTGTGTGCATAGTACCTGCCTTACATATTGCCACTTTAACTCTCTGTTCTGGTTTACCCACACAACTTTGGAGCCTCTTTAACTTGTGTCTACAGTTAATAATTTCTTTCTAATAATCAAAGTCCCTCAGGTGACATTACAATGACTCATATTCTCACTTTCAAAATTCAACAGCTCTAGAAAGGCTTTGTAGTTACTTCATAAATTTAATAACAACAGTTGGCACCAAAACAGCCCTTTAGTGTAGACTGAGCAATCCAGTCATGTCACATATAAAGTTCTCTGGTCCTAAAACAGCTGCGTTGATTGTAAGCTAGCTAATGCCAGATTGCTGGTTACTTCAAAGCATATCACTGACATTAGTTTTGGCTAACCATGCATAGTATAATGTTGGCAACTAGTATGCAAATGTAGAGGCATTTGCGTGCATCTGTGTAAGACCTGATGTAGAAGCCTCTCTTTGGGTTGCTCCTTAGCGTCGTGGTCCCAGAGCCCATACTGCTGTTCATCAGCTGTTCCCTCAAGTCATGGATCTTAGCCTCAAAACGGCTGTACTCTGAAACAAagaagtacaaacacataaagACCCCTTGGCTGATAaattccgctttctttgtgttggaattttaaaccccggtcaatttatgaggaccATGGAtaactactcctcagatctctgcaggttaaatccagacagctaggtagacgatctgtccaatctgagttttctgttgcacgactaaaacaacctttaaacgtacacacgttccacccaaacaagttccttcccgaggctattttgcagcggcaccgtggctccgtacGGAGCTTagcatgacgattgtgattagtttaaagaaatggcaataaaccagagcacgtttttctcccatcccagtatgctgtgtggactagccagaccctcctctgcagtgctgtggaggaaggtctggcaatgcaagactagggatgcaccaattcaatgttttctttcccaAGACCAATTCTGATACCTCAACTTAGAGTACTGATCTAATACCAAATGATTattaataattttaatttaagaaaTGTTTGTAAGACACCTTACATGActattttacattgaaattgTATAATATTAGAAATGAGATGTCTGTGGCTTTACCATCGGGTCTGTACTGAGCGATGATGGTCACTGTCTGGCCAGCGTTCTTCAATGCTGCAGCTGCCTGTTCGTGTGTGGCCATACGCAGGTCCACGCCGTTCACCTGACGCACACACAGTAtgactgtttacatccacagctgaaaaaTCACTTAGTGCAACTGTAAAATGCATTAATGTTTATGTGACAACTTAAAGAAGATAAAGGTATCTTTACACTGAGGATCTGATCGCCCTTGTGCAGCTCTCCGCTGAGGTCAGCTGGCCCCCCTGCCAGGATGAAAGAGATAAAGATTCCCTCTCCGTCCTCTCCTCCAACAATGTTGAATCCCAGACCAGTGGAGCCTCGGTGGATCAAAACTCTGCGAGGCTCCCTggaagagagatggaggagagaggaaagtaGACAGTCATGTTATCAATAAGACTTTGCACAATGCAAGCTCAATATAAACAGTACTACTAACACTAATACTGGCAATCCTACTATTACTAATAAAtcagtatacagtacatgtttagCTGAAGGAGCATTGCTCACCTGGGGATGTCATCATCTCCCATCATGCCATGCAGAACGGGAGAAAACCGACTAGGTGAGGTGGGAGTGAGGGCTTGTGGGTAATCTGACCCAAGATAGGTGGGGTGGCTGAGTTCAGTGTCCATATGGGAATATGCtggaaaaatacacacaaaaccaAAAGAGGTATAATATATGGTTTTTCCACCCTactattataatttttaggtgcagcacccaagccgttttgggcagcacctaagccaaatgaatatgaaatcaatgtgagcatcaaacTAATATAaagctagggaaaacactgaaatGTACTTGTGGAATGTGATTTCTTCTTTAGTATGAATTCTCTGTAATCATCTCATGAAAGCCTATTGCAAAAAGAGTATTACCATGCCCAGATTCTTTCTTTACAAGGGCATACTTtcttcaagtcaagtcaactctGCACCTGTACACCTCAGCTTTGAATTTTCATAGAATTCCCACAGTCATATCTTGTGATTTAGAAAGAACAAGTTATTCCCTCAACTCTACTTTTGACTGCTGTTTCAAATCTGGAAAAAAAAGCTCTCATGTTTGTGGGTGCAAATTCTTGGAAATGCATTAACTCGAAGGCAGGACATTTGGTGACGTTTTCTGGTATGATTTTTCGCTAGCCATACTTCACAACAGTGAAGTGTAGAATTTCACACAGAGAGGGGCTTACTGCTGGTGAGGTCGGGAGGGTTGTAGGAGTTGGTCAGGTACAGGTTGTTGGGCTTGGCCACCCTGAGGTACACCACCTCGGCTGTGTTCTTCAGAGCCCCCACCGCATCCTCATGCATCACATCCTCAAGACACACGTTGTTCACCTGATTGTTTACGACAAGAGATCAAATTTAGATGGACATTTAGCAGCAAAAGGTTTATCTAAATTTCATCTCTCTTTTTAACTTCAATAATTTTAGTGCTGATAGTAACATTTCTTTTATAATTCTTAATGCTAGAACAATGAGCTTAAACTG from Sander lucioperca isolate FBNREF2018 chromosome 13, SLUC_FBN_1.2, whole genome shotgun sequence encodes:
- the LOC116064863 gene encoding disks large homolog 4 isoform X5; its protein translation is MSLPVRNLKCLSPVMCQCKVICSNRTLSLMFGCKKYRYQDEETPPLEHSPAHLAPGKSAEMLHMSDKNLAAMEAIHGYTPHTHISPVKPVLMSTGHTPMYTSAVSTLGNTPPVVVNTDTLDGSPYVNGTEGEIEYEEITLERGNSGLGFSIAGGTDNPHVGDDPSIFITKIIPGGAAAQDGRLSVNDCILFVNDVDVREVTHSQAVEALKEAGAIVRLYVLRRKPAAEKVTEIKLIKGPKGLGFSIAGGVGNQHIPGDNSIYVTKIIEGGAAHKDCRLQIGDKILAVNNVCLEDVMHEDAVGALKNTAEVVYLRVAKPNNLYLTNSYNPPDLTSTYSHMDTELSHPTYLGSDYPQALTPTSPSRFSPVLHGMMGDDDIPREPRRVLIHRGSTGLGFNIVGGEDGEGIFISFILAGGPADLSGELHKGDQILSVNGVDLRMATHEQAAAALKNAGQTVTIIAQYRPDEYSRFEAKIHDLREQLMNSSMGSGTTTLRSNPKRGFYIRALFDYDKTADCGFLSQALGFRFGDVLHVLDCGDEEWWQARKVSPQNEAEEVGFIPSKNRSDFSLVERKEWSRVNTKERDHGRDSLGTQGRDKTSQSYETVTQVEVHYARPIIILGPVKDRINDDLLSEFPDKFGSCVPHTTRPKREYEVDGRDYHFVSSREQMEKDIQSHRFIEAGQYNSHLYGTSVQSVREVAEQQGKHCILDVSANAVRRLQAAQLHPIAIFVRPKSLENVLEINTRLTEEQARKGMDRALKLEQDFLECFSAVVEGDSFEEVYHKVKTVIEEQSGPYIWIPTRERL
- the LOC116064863 gene encoding disks large homolog 4 isoform X7 codes for the protein MSLPVRNLKCLSPVMCQCKVICSNRTLSLMFGCKKYRYQDEETPPLEHSPAHLAPGKSAEMLHMSDKNLAAMEAIHGYTPHTHISPVKGNTPPVVVNTDTLDGSPYVNGTEGEIEYEEITLERGNSGLGFSIAGGTDNPHVGDDPSIFITKIIPGGAAAQDGRLSVNDCILFVNDVDVREVTHSQAVEALKEAGAIVRLYVLRRKPAAEKVTEIKLIKGPKGLGFSIAGGVGNQHIPGDNSIYVTKIIEGGAAHKDCRLQIGDKILAVNNVCLEDVMHEDAVGALKNTAEVVYLRVAKPNNLYLTNSYNPPDLTSTYSHMDTELSHPTYLGSDYPQALTPTSPSRFSPVLHGMMGDDDIPREPRRVLIHRGSTGLGFNIVGGEDGEGIFISFILAGGPADLSGELHKGDQILSVNGVDLRMATHEQAAAALKNAGQTVTIIAQYRPDEYSRFEAKIHDLREQLMNSSMGSGTTTLRSNPKRGFYIRALFDYDKTADCGFLSQALGFRFGDVLHVLDCGDEEWWQARKVSPQNEAEEVGFIPSKNRSDFSLVERKEWSRVNTKERDHGRDSLGTQGRDKTSQSYETVTQVEVHYARPIIILGPVKDRINDDLLSEFPDKFGSCVPHTTRPKREYEVDGRDYHFVSSREQMEKDIQSHRFIEAGQYNSHLYGTSVQSVREVAEQQGKHCILDVSANAVRRLQAAQLHPIAIFVRPKSLENVLEINTRLTEEQARKGMDRALKLEQDFLECFSAVVEGDSFEEVYHKVKTVIEEQSGPYIWIPTRERL
- the LOC116064863 gene encoding disks large homolog 4 isoform X10 — protein: MFMSVWYAKKMGCRFLNNVRKAQKQRHHKMGNTPPVVVNTDTLDGSPYVNGTEGEIEYEEITLERGNSGLGFSIAGGTDNPHVGDDPSIFITKIIPGGAAAQDGRLSVNDCILFVNDVDVREVTHSQAVEALKEAGAIVRLYVLRRKPAAEKVTEIKLIKGPKGLGFSIAGGVGNQHIPGDNSIYVTKIIEGGAAHKDCRLQIGDKILAVNNVCLEDVMHEDAVGALKNTAEVVYLRVAKPNNLYLTNSYNPPDLTSTYSHMDTELSHPTYLGSDYPQALTPTSPSRFSPVLHGMMGDDDIPREPRRVLIHRGSTGLGFNIVGGEDGEGIFISFILAGGPADLSGELHKGDQILSVNGVDLRMATHEQAAAALKNAGQTVTIIAQYRPDEYSRFEAKIHDLREQLMNSSMGSGTTTLRSNPKRGFYIRALFDYDKTADCGFLSQALGFRFGDVLHVLDCGDEEWWQARKVSPQNEAEEVGFIPSKNRSDFSLVERKEWSRVNTKERDHGRDSLGTQGRDKTSQSYETVTQVEVHYARPIIILGPVKDRINDDLLSEFPDKFGSCVPHTTRPKREYEVDGRDYHFVSSREQMEKDIQSHRFIEAGQYNSHLYGTSVQSVREVAEQQGKHCILDVSANAVRRLQAAQLHPIAIFVRPKSLENVLEINTRLTEEQARKGMDRALKLEQDFLECFSAVVEGDSFEEVYHKVKTVIEEQSGPYIWIPTRERL